In Gimesia benthica, a single window of DNA contains:
- a CDS encoding HAD family hydrolase, with protein sequence MSDNPLDTKFEKKSEFLIGIDSDGCAFDSMEIKHKECFIPNFINYFGLQPISKYAREAAEFTNLYSKWRGANRFISYTLALDLLEERPEVISRNVTIPRLQGVRDWIERETKLGNPTLAAEVEKTKDADLELALKWSLAVNEMIADMVHDVPPYPNVRESLIKLDPVADMIVCSATPNEALNKEWEEHDIAQYVDAICGQEAGSKKETLGQAKNFGYEENKVLMIGDAPGDMKAAEAVGALFYPINPGAEEASWERFIGEACDKFLNGEFAGEYQAKLIAEFDSYLPELPPWKK encoded by the coding sequence GTGTCGGATAATCCTCTGGATACCAAGTTTGAGAAGAAGAGTGAGTTTCTGATCGGCATCGACTCAGACGGGTGTGCCTTCGATTCCATGGAAATAAAACACAAAGAGTGTTTCATTCCTAACTTTATCAACTATTTTGGCCTGCAACCCATTTCCAAGTATGCTCGTGAAGCGGCTGAGTTCACGAACCTCTACTCCAAATGGCGTGGGGCCAACCGTTTCATTTCCTACACTCTGGCTCTTGACCTGCTGGAAGAGCGCCCGGAAGTCATTTCCCGGAACGTCACGATTCCGCGTCTCCAGGGTGTGAGAGACTGGATCGAACGGGAAACCAAACTCGGTAATCCCACTCTGGCTGCCGAAGTTGAGAAAACCAAAGATGCTGACCTGGAACTGGCTCTGAAATGGTCACTTGCAGTCAACGAGATGATCGCCGATATGGTGCACGATGTGCCCCCTTATCCAAATGTTCGCGAAAGCCTCATCAAACTGGATCCGGTCGCTGACATGATTGTCTGCTCTGCGACTCCCAACGAAGCACTCAATAAAGAGTGGGAAGAACACGACATCGCACAATACGTTGATGCGATTTGCGGCCAGGAGGCAGGCAGCAAAAAAGAAACACTGGGTCAGGCAAAGAACTTTGGATACGAAGAAAATAAAGTCCTGATGATCGGCGATGCTCCCGGCGACATGAAAGCCGCGGAAGCTGTAGGAGCACTTTTCTACCCGATCAACCCTGGCGCAGAAGAAGCCAGTTGGGAACGTTTCATCGGCGAAGCCTGCGACAAATTCCTGAACGGTGAATTTGCAGGAGAATATCAGGCGAAACTGATTGCTGAATTCGACAGTTACCTGCCGGAACTCCCTCCCTGGAAGAAGTAA
- the gnd gene encoding decarboxylating NADP(+)-dependent phosphogluconate dehydrogenase, whose translation MSKHDIGLVGLAVMGQNLVLNMANHGYSVGVFNRTTSTTDEFVSQKTDEQQITGYHTLQELVDNLATPRKVMLMVKAGPAVDAIIDDLKGMLSPGDIIIDGGNTHFDDTNRRTKEVEDAGLLFIGTGVSGGEEGALKGPSIMPGGSPDGWPHVKSILQDISAKVGENNDIPCCEWVGEAGAGHYVKMVHNGIEYGDMQLICESYYILKHALGLTNEELYKVFDEWNRGELESYLIEITRDIFTVLDGETGDYLVDKILDTAKQKGTGKWMSQHALDLGVPTTLITEAVYARCLSAQKEARVRASKILSGPEKKFEGDRDQFIEDVRQALYASKLCSYAQGYVQLNSAAEHFGWKLNNGDIALLWRGGCIIRSTFLQDIKAAFDKNPELENLLLDDFFRNAVEKAQPSWRRVVATAVELGLPVPSFTAALSYYDGYRQARLPANLLQAQRDYFGAHTYQRIDEEGTFHTDWIRERRLDS comes from the coding sequence ATGTCAAAACACGATATCGGCCTGGTCGGCCTGGCAGTGATGGGACAAAACCTGGTCTTGAATATGGCCAATCACGGTTATTCCGTTGGTGTATTCAACCGTACCACGAGCACCACAGACGAATTCGTCAGCCAGAAAACAGATGAACAGCAGATTACGGGTTACCATACCCTGCAAGAGCTGGTCGATAACCTGGCTACTCCTCGTAAAGTCATGCTGATGGTTAAAGCCGGCCCTGCTGTTGATGCCATTATCGACGACCTGAAAGGCATGCTCAGCCCTGGCGATATCATCATTGACGGTGGAAACACACACTTTGATGATACCAATCGACGGACCAAAGAAGTCGAAGATGCAGGACTCCTGTTTATCGGCACCGGTGTTTCCGGTGGTGAAGAAGGGGCACTCAAAGGCCCCAGCATCATGCCCGGTGGTTCCCCCGACGGCTGGCCTCACGTCAAATCGATTCTGCAGGATATCTCTGCCAAGGTTGGTGAAAACAACGATATTCCCTGCTGTGAATGGGTAGGAGAAGCGGGTGCCGGCCATTACGTGAAAATGGTTCACAACGGTATCGAATACGGTGATATGCAGCTGATCTGCGAATCATACTACATTCTGAAGCATGCCCTGGGCCTCACAAATGAAGAGCTCTACAAAGTCTTTGATGAATGGAATCGTGGCGAACTTGAAAGTTACCTGATCGAAATCACCCGCGATATCTTCACCGTCCTGGATGGAGAAACCGGTGACTATCTGGTCGATAAGATCCTGGACACCGCCAAACAGAAGGGTACCGGTAAGTGGATGAGCCAGCACGCTCTGGATCTGGGTGTTCCCACCACACTGATTACCGAAGCTGTTTACGCCCGTTGCCTGTCAGCCCAGAAAGAAGCACGCGTCCGGGCTTCGAAAATCCTGAGCGGTCCCGAGAAAAAATTCGAAGGTGACCGGGATCAGTTCATCGAAGACGTTCGCCAGGCACTCTACGCATCTAAACTGTGTAGCTACGCTCAAGGCTACGTACAGTTGAACTCCGCCGCAGAACACTTCGGCTGGAAACTCAACAACGGCGACATCGCTCTGCTCTGGCGTGGTGGTTGTATCATTCGCTCAACCTTCCTGCAGGACATTAAAGCCGCGTTCGACAAAAATCCGGAACTGGAAAACCTCCTGCTGGACGACTTCTTCCGCAATGCTGTTGAAAAAGCCCAGCCCAGCTGGCGTCGTGTTGTGGCCACTGCTGTCGAACTTGGCCTGCCAGTTCCCAGCTTCACAGCAGCTCTGAGCTACTATGATGGCTATCGTCAGGCACGACTGCCTGCCAACCTGCTGCAGGCTCAACGTGACTACTTCGGTGCTCACACCTATCAGCGGATTGACGAAGAAGGCACGTTCCACACCGACTGGATTCGTGAGCGTCGCCTCGATTCGTAA
- a CDS encoding MBL fold metallo-hydrolase: MRIVLLGTGGYHPNDRRHTACLMLPESGIIFDAGTSFFRVPQYMQTRDLQIFLTHAHLDHIVGLSFFLVPMLTGQVDSVKVYGEASKLDAIQTHLFSEEIFPLLPDYEFITLPEQVSVPEQGTLRHIDLEHPGGSVGYRIDWPGHSLAYVTDTSHPDQHLEFVKGVDLLIHECYFPDEQAEWADKTGHSHTTPVAQLARDAGVGKLVLTHIDPQQTGDDPVGIEVAQKIFPNTILGEDLMEIDF, translated from the coding sequence ATGCGTATCGTGTTGCTGGGAACAGGCGGATACCACCCGAATGATCGTCGACATACCGCCTGTCTGATGCTGCCGGAGTCCGGGATCATCTTTGATGCAGGAACCAGTTTCTTTCGCGTTCCCCAGTACATGCAAACCCGCGACCTGCAGATCTTTCTGACACACGCGCACCTGGACCATATTGTCGGACTCTCATTCTTTCTGGTTCCCATGCTGACCGGACAGGTTGATTCTGTCAAAGTCTATGGCGAAGCTTCCAAGCTGGATGCCATTCAGACTCACTTGTTCAGCGAAGAAATTTTCCCGCTGCTTCCCGATTACGAATTCATCACCCTACCTGAACAGGTCTCGGTTCCGGAGCAGGGCACTCTCCGTCACATCGACCTGGAACATCCAGGAGGGTCCGTCGGCTATCGAATCGACTGGCCCGGTCATTCTCTGGCTTACGTTACAGACACATCCCATCCTGATCAGCATCTTGAATTTGTCAAAGGTGTCGACCTGCTCATCCATGAATGTTATTTTCCAGACGAGCAGGCTGAATGGGCTGATAAAACCGGACACAGCCACACAACCCCTGTTGCACAACTGGCACGAGATGCCGGCGTTGGAAAGCTGGTACTGACACATATTGATCCTCAGCAGACCGGCGATGATCCGGTAGGAATTGAAGTTGCCCAGAAGATCTTTCCGAATACAATACTCGGTGAAGATCTGATGGAAATTGATTTTTAA
- a CDS encoding methyltransferase domain-containing protein: protein MKKETSPQSFLSQELLEILRDPTDGSPLVLDESQANLNSPTTEKTYPVINGIPRFVEQEHLSSFGLQWNKYEVAHDDEDQATFTAKTGMELSDLNGLRILDAGCGGGRYSKVAAEAGGIVFGADHTTAVEKANKLCSHLDQVHLVQADLKHLPFEPESFDFVFSIGVMHHDKDTRAVFDAVARMVKPGGKYSVWLYRKNQWWQEGINSGLRKITTRMSPEKLEPWCRLGAWLGGIPVINKTLNKVVNFSNHPNWENRVCDTFDWFAPAYQYHHTVDELQGWFKEAGFEQLKILPPEKTGSFYRWCYDHNLLIGSGVNVQGTKSGENQADNKPS from the coding sequence ATGAAGAAAGAAACATCCCCGCAATCATTTCTTTCTCAGGAACTCCTCGAAATCTTACGGGATCCAACAGACGGCTCTCCTCTGGTTCTGGATGAATCACAAGCGAACCTCAATTCGCCAACCACAGAAAAAACGTATCCGGTTATAAATGGGATTCCTCGCTTTGTAGAGCAGGAGCATCTCTCCAGCTTCGGTCTGCAGTGGAACAAATATGAAGTCGCTCATGATGATGAAGACCAGGCGACATTTACAGCCAAAACCGGAATGGAGCTCAGCGACTTAAACGGTCTTCGCATCCTGGATGCAGGTTGCGGCGGAGGCCGTTACAGCAAGGTCGCTGCCGAGGCAGGGGGGATTGTCTTTGGTGCAGACCACACAACTGCAGTCGAAAAAGCGAATAAACTCTGCAGCCACCTCGATCAGGTACACCTGGTTCAAGCTGACTTGAAGCACCTCCCCTTTGAACCGGAGTCATTTGATTTCGTTTTTTCAATCGGCGTGATGCACCATGATAAAGATACCCGGGCCGTATTCGACGCAGTAGCCCGGATGGTCAAGCCGGGAGGTAAGTACTCCGTCTGGCTCTATCGGAAAAATCAATGGTGGCAGGAAGGCATCAATTCCGGGCTGCGAAAAATCACTACGCGCATGTCCCCGGAAAAACTGGAGCCCTGGTGCCGCCTGGGAGCATGGCTGGGTGGGATTCCTGTGATCAATAAAACCTTGAACAAGGTCGTGAATTTCAGCAACCACCCCAACTGGGAAAACCGGGTCTGCGATACCTTTGACTGGTTCGCGCCTGCTTACCAGTACCATCACACTGTAGACGAATTACAAGGCTGGTTTAAAGAAGCTGGTTTTGAACAGCTCAAAATACTCCCTCCGGAAAAAACAGGGAGTTTCTACCGCTGGTGCTATGATCACAATTTACTGATCGGCAGTGGCGTGAATGTCCAGGGAACAAAATCAGGAGAAAATCAGGCAGACAACAAGCCGTCTTGA
- a CDS encoding ferredoxin--NADP reductase translates to MNPSNPPTGQSNAEIEELRNKYYNATVQDLRMPHAHLMIMRVKPDAEVPRFSGGQYTTLGLGSWEHRVDGGPLAELAKQKLIRRAYSISCPMLDVQGDLLANDEIDYLEFYITLVLRPDTDDPPLTPRLFNLKEGDRLHLGKKPVGTYTLKPVEPEDNVIFAGTGTGEAPHNSMTIELLKRGHTGQIVSMTCVRYRGDLGYLDQQKQLQEKYPNYHYGSFTTREPENIDSNHPQYVGKQYLQDMIVPEKFESQFGWSPEPGKTHVFLCGNPSMIGLPEKNDQGELVFPESKGMVELLTEQGYKLSTPKSPGNIHFEKYW, encoded by the coding sequence ATGAATCCATCGAATCCTCCGACCGGGCAATCGAATGCTGAAATAGAAGAACTACGCAACAAGTATTACAACGCAACAGTCCAAGATTTGCGCATGCCTCACGCGCATCTCATGATCATGCGTGTGAAGCCTGATGCAGAGGTTCCCCGCTTCTCAGGGGGCCAATATACAACCCTGGGCCTCGGTTCCTGGGAACATCGAGTCGATGGCGGACCTCTCGCAGAATTAGCGAAGCAGAAACTGATCCGCCGCGCATATTCGATTTCATGCCCTATGCTTGACGTCCAGGGAGATCTCCTGGCCAATGACGAGATTGATTACCTGGAATTTTATATCACTCTGGTTCTGCGGCCCGACACTGATGATCCACCGTTGACTCCCCGCCTGTTCAATCTGAAAGAAGGCGATCGACTGCATCTTGGTAAAAAACCGGTCGGCACATACACACTCAAACCAGTCGAACCTGAAGATAACGTCATTTTTGCCGGAACCGGAACTGGCGAGGCCCCGCATAATTCCATGACGATTGAATTACTCAAACGTGGACATACCGGGCAAATCGTATCAATGACTTGTGTTCGCTATCGAGGTGACCTGGGTTACCTCGATCAGCAGAAACAGTTGCAGGAAAAGTATCCGAACTACCACTACGGATCATTCACGACCCGTGAACCGGAAAATATCGATTCAAATCATCCTCAATACGTGGGGAAACAGTACCTGCAGGATATGATCGTACCGGAGAAATTCGAATCGCAGTTTGGCTGGTCGCCCGAACCTGGAAAGACACACGTTTTTCTCTGTGGCAATCCTTCCATGATTGGTCTACCCGAGAAAAACGATCAGGGAGAGTTGGTTTTCCCTGAATCCAAGGGGATGGTTGAACTGCTTACCGAGCAGGGATACAAACTCTCAACCCCGAAGAGCCCGGGAAATATCCACTTCGAGAAATACTGGTAA